A single region of the Saprospiraceae bacterium genome encodes:
- a CDS encoding ABC-F family ATP-binding cassette domain-containing protein, with the protein MNYLTLENVTKTYGEKVLFQGLSLQISKGQKVALVAKNGTGKTTLLRLIAGTESSEGEGSNVGLRRDIKVGYLEQEPDFLPNHSILEAILDSNNPLIQAIIQYENALLHPGNVEAMQAALAKMDDLKAWDFEARIKEVLTKFNIARFDQKVSTLSGGQKKRLALAKLIIEEPDFLILDEPTNHLDLDMIEWLEEFLKAPNLTLFLVTHDRYFLERVCNNIVELEGGVLYKYSGNYSEFLEKKALRYENETIEWEKSRKLMKKELEWVRRMPKARGTKAKSRVDAFEGIKEKAANKPLQQEIQIEIKGQRLGKKILEAHNLGKQYGDFKIIEKFDYKFKKGERIGIVGPNGIGKSTFLNLLTGSVRPDTGKIVVGDNTVFGFYTQDGIQLTENKRVIDVIRDIAEFIPMEKGQKLTAPQLLERFLFDRKQQQVYVSQLSGGEKRRLYLLSILMQNPNFLILDEPTNDLDLVTLNVLEDFLLEFPGCILIVSHDRYFLDKLVDHLFVMRGEGQIKDFNGDYSDFREEQKLWEREQKRQERTIEKTQKDQEKSLAPAEGLTQDQKKELKRLEKEISRFEEQRAAITEKFNQLDLSPADIEKYGKELNELNEKIEEKELRWMELADLA; encoded by the coding sequence GTGAATTATCTGACGCTTGAGAATGTGACAAAGACATACGGAGAAAAGGTGCTTTTCCAAGGCCTTTCGCTCCAAATTAGCAAAGGACAAAAGGTGGCCCTGGTCGCTAAAAATGGAACGGGGAAGACAACGCTTTTAAGGCTTATTGCAGGAACAGAAAGTAGTGAGGGCGAAGGCAGTAATGTCGGCCTTAGACGAGATATCAAGGTAGGATACCTGGAGCAAGAACCCGATTTCTTGCCCAATCATAGTATTTTGGAAGCGATCCTGGATTCAAACAATCCACTCATTCAGGCGATTATACAGTACGAAAACGCCTTGCTGCACCCTGGCAATGTAGAGGCCATGCAGGCTGCCCTTGCTAAAATGGATGACCTAAAAGCCTGGGATTTCGAAGCCCGGATTAAAGAGGTACTTACCAAATTTAATATCGCACGATTTGACCAAAAAGTAAGCACCTTATCCGGCGGCCAAAAAAAACGCCTGGCCTTGGCCAAACTGATCATTGAAGAACCTGATTTCCTGATCCTAGATGAGCCTACCAACCACCTTGATCTTGATATGATCGAGTGGCTCGAAGAATTTCTAAAAGCACCTAACCTAACCTTGTTTTTGGTAACACACGACAGGTATTTTCTGGAGCGGGTGTGTAATAATATCGTGGAGCTAGAGGGAGGTGTATTGTATAAATACAGCGGTAATTATTCCGAATTCCTGGAGAAAAAGGCTTTACGCTATGAAAATGAAACAATAGAATGGGAAAAAAGCCGCAAGCTCATGAAAAAAGAGCTAGAATGGGTGCGGCGAATGCCCAAAGCCAGAGGAACCAAAGCCAAATCAAGGGTCGATGCCTTTGAAGGAATTAAGGAAAAAGCAGCGAACAAACCCCTTCAACAAGAAATCCAAATTGAAATTAAAGGGCAGCGTTTAGGTAAAAAAATATTAGAAGCGCATAACCTTGGCAAACAATATGGCGATTTCAAAATCATAGAAAAGTTTGATTATAAATTCAAAAAAGGAGAACGAATAGGCATCGTTGGTCCCAATGGCATTGGCAAATCAACTTTCCTCAATCTACTGACCGGTAGTGTCAGGCCTGATACGGGAAAAATAGTGGTGGGCGATAATACGGTTTTCGGATTCTACACCCAAGATGGAATCCAATTAACTGAAAACAAACGGGTCATTGACGTCATTCGCGATATTGCCGAATTCATCCCCATGGAGAAAGGGCAAAAACTCACTGCGCCGCAGTTGCTAGAACGTTTTCTCTTCGACCGCAAACAACAGCAAGTGTATGTCTCTCAATTGAGTGGCGGGGAAAAAAGACGCCTCTACCTGCTCAGCATTTTGATGCAAAACCCTAATTTTTTGATTTTAGATGAGCCGACGAATGATCTTGACCTGGTAACCTTGAATGTATTAGAGGATTTCCTGCTTGAATTCCCTGGCTGTATTCTCATCGTTTCGCATGATCGGTACTTTTTGGACAAATTGGTAGATCACCTCTTTGTCATGCGGGGTGAAGGCCAAATCAAAGATTTCAATGGGGATTATTCTGATTTTAGAGAGGAGCAAAAACTATGGGAACGGGAACAAAAGCGACAGGAACGCACCATAGAAAAAACACAAAAAGACCAGGAGAAAAGCCTGGCACCCGCTGAGGGATTGACGCAAGATCAGAAAAAAGAACTCAAGCGATTGGAAAAAGAGATCAGCCGATTTGAAGAACAGAGAGCCGCCATTACGGAAAAATTCAACCAATTGGATTTAAGTCCCGCTGATATCGAAAAATACGGCAAAGAACTCAATGAACTCAATGAGAAAATAGAAGAGAAAGAACTTCGCTGGATGGAATTGGCCGATTTGGCCTAA
- a CDS encoding RNA polymerase sigma factor: protein MSQLEFHDRFYQMEALLNAFAYNLTKNMEDAKDLFQETAYRALTNRDKFHPGTNFKAWLFTIMKNIFINNYRKKVKTNTIMDSTDNLFYINSGSNAIANSGESNVMMQELSRMVDVLDDSIKIPFLMHYQGYKYQEIAEELDLPLGTVKSRIFFARKELKDQIRKSYQLSRDYKLISPANE from the coding sequence ATGTCTCAACTGGAATTTCACGATCGTTTTTATCAAATGGAGGCACTACTCAATGCATTTGCTTATAATTTGACCAAAAATATGGAAGATGCGAAAGATTTATTCCAGGAGACTGCTTATCGGGCACTAACCAATAGGGATAAATTCCATCCAGGCACCAATTTCAAAGCATGGTTATTTACCATCATGAAAAACATCTTCATCAATAATTACCGAAAGAAGGTCAAAACGAATACCATCATGGATTCTACTGACAATCTTTTTTACATCAATTCAGGAAGTAATGCTATAGCGAACAGTGGTGAATCTAATGTCATGATGCAGGAACTGTCTAGAATGGTAGACGTTTTGGACGATAGCATTAAAATTCCTTTTCTGATGCATTATCAAGGGTATAAGTACCAGGAAATTGCAGAAGAGCTGGATTTGCCCTTGGGAACAGTGAAGAGCAGGATCTTTTTTGCGAGAAAAGAATTAAAAGATCAAATCAGAAAATCATATCAACTATCCAGGGACTACAAGCTGATTAGTCCTGCTAATGAATAA
- the mutY gene encoding A/G-specific adenine glycosylase, which translates to MKEQKDIFRLRLMAWYAQSKRPLPWKGEKNPYLIWLSEIILQQTRVEQGLPYFEKFKAYYPDVHLLANASEDEVMKHWEGLGYYSRARNMHATAQYISQELKGQFPNTYEGIANLKGVGPYTAAAIASFAFDLPHAVLDGNVFRVLSRYFGIDSPIDQTPGKKQFATLAQTILDIDQPGLYNQAIMDFGATQCTPKNPNCKACPMQDACQAFLTTKVDQFPVKAKKMVRKERFFHYLVFEYEHRLFLQRRESKDIWKHLYQFPLVEHDQFLERFEILQQQPQWPQWVSPDLIEAWTPSRPFRQELTHQRINALFFHISLNKLPIDIPKQFLETDQENLSKFAFPKIIDLYLTDKSLYLKLL; encoded by the coding sequence ATGAAGGAACAAAAAGACATCTTCCGGCTGCGCCTGATGGCATGGTATGCACAAAGTAAGCGTCCTTTACCCTGGAAGGGTGAAAAAAATCCATACCTGATCTGGCTTTCCGAAATTATTTTGCAGCAGACGCGTGTGGAGCAAGGGCTCCCTTATTTTGAAAAATTCAAGGCGTATTACCCTGATGTTCATCTATTGGCAAATGCATCCGAAGATGAGGTCATGAAGCATTGGGAAGGTTTAGGGTATTACTCCAGGGCTCGGAACATGCATGCAACAGCCCAATATATTAGCCAAGAGCTAAAGGGGCAATTTCCCAATACCTACGAAGGCATTGCCAATTTAAAAGGGGTTGGCCCGTATACGGCTGCTGCTATTGCTTCATTTGCGTTTGACCTACCTCATGCCGTCTTAGATGGCAATGTATTTAGGGTCTTGTCGCGGTATTTTGGCATCGATAGCCCGATTGACCAAACGCCAGGAAAAAAGCAGTTTGCTACCTTGGCCCAGACCATATTAGACATCGACCAGCCAGGGCTTTACAATCAGGCTATCATGGATTTTGGTGCTACCCAATGCACGCCAAAAAACCCCAATTGCAAAGCCTGTCCAATGCAAGATGCTTGCCAAGCCTTTCTCACCACCAAAGTGGACCAATTCCCGGTTAAAGCAAAAAAAATGGTCCGAAAAGAACGCTTTTTCCATTATCTCGTCTTCGAATACGAACATAGGCTTTTTCTTCAGCGTCGGGAATCAAAGGATATCTGGAAACATTTATACCAATTTCCCCTGGTTGAGCATGATCAATTCCTGGAACGTTTTGAAATACTCCAGCAACAGCCACAATGGCCGCAATGGGTCTCTCCTGATCTCATCGAGGCCTGGACGCCCTCTCGCCCATTCCGTCAGGAGCTTACCCACCAACGTATCAATGCCCTTTTCTTCCATATTTCCCTAAATAAACTTCCAATTGACATTCCAAAGCAATTTTTAGAGACAGATCAGGAAAACTTAAGTAAATTTGCCTTCCCAAAAATCATAGATTTGTATTTAACAGATAAATCGCTATATTTAAAATTGCTTTAA
- a CDS encoding single-stranded DNA-binding protein, which yields MVNRVILIGNLGRDPEVRRLENGAVVAKFSIATNENYKDKGGEWQTQTEWHDVVVWRSLAERAEQQLKKGGQVYLEGKLTHRTWQDQEGNNRRTTEVVGNYFRLLSRREGGSSDGGSDFPSANDEMTENNFSANSPLSTPSSFDQGGPESADDDLPF from the coding sequence ATGGTTAACCGAGTGATACTCATTGGGAACTTGGGGCGTGATCCGGAAGTACGCCGGCTGGAAAATGGAGCTGTTGTCGCCAAGTTTTCTATTGCTACCAACGAGAATTATAAAGACAAAGGAGGAGAGTGGCAAACCCAAACAGAATGGCACGATGTGGTTGTTTGGCGATCACTTGCCGAACGGGCAGAACAGCAGCTGAAGAAAGGCGGTCAAGTCTATTTGGAAGGAAAGTTAACGCACCGAACTTGGCAAGACCAGGAGGGAAACAATCGCCGAACGACTGAAGTAGTTGGCAATTATTTTAGATTGCTAAGTCGTAGAGAAGGAGGTTCCTCTGATGGCGGCAGTGATTTTCCGTCTGCGAATGATGAAATGACTGAGAACAATTTCAGTGCTAATTCACCCCTATCAACGCCTTCTTCTTTTGACCAAGGAGGCCCTGAATCCGCAGATGACGATCTACCATTCTAA
- the gldE gene encoding gliding motility-associated protein GldE, translating to MDTDPDSLLSILFLLVPPTGEVIFASLSIVLLLIGSALISGSEVAFFSLTENDFEKLEADNNQSSKRILFLKEHPRTLLATILISNNFINIAIVIISDFVLRSLLPSELLEQWALSIRALIINIGVPSSFYEPYFTIIGTSEMISFLITVVGVTFLLVLFGEVAPKVYASLNNTYLARVMSGPLIVLMKIFSPISKILVGWTKKIEYRLAKTTQTGNLTSREDIDEAIELTVSSTRDGEQEIDILKSIVKFGEVSVTQIMRSRMDIVGVDFRCDYGALLAIIKESGYSRIPVYDEDIDNITGILYVKDLIGHLNDNNSFEWQELIRTNVLFVPEAKKIDDLLREFQLQHLHMAIVVDEYGGTSGIVTLEDIMEEIIGDIKDEFDDKPEVIYNKISDNEYTFEGKTLLNDFCRVLGINTSTFDEVKGEADSLAGLILEILGELPEEGSSLIYDRFLFKTNSVNERRIEEITVLITPEEVSRKGNN from the coding sequence TTGGATACAGACCCTGACAGCTTGCTTTCAATTCTGTTTCTTTTGGTTCCTCCTACTGGGGAAGTCATTTTCGCCAGCTTGTCAATCGTCCTGCTATTGATAGGCTCAGCCCTGATCTCTGGATCAGAAGTAGCCTTCTTTTCCCTGACAGAAAATGACTTTGAAAAACTAGAAGCCGACAATAACCAAAGTAGTAAACGCATCCTTTTCTTAAAGGAGCATCCACGAACATTGCTCGCAACGATCCTGATAAGTAATAATTTTATCAATATTGCGATTGTAATCATTTCCGACTTTGTGCTCAGAAGCTTACTCCCGAGTGAATTACTCGAACAGTGGGCATTGTCCATACGTGCATTAATCATCAATATTGGTGTCCCTTCCAGTTTTTACGAACCCTATTTTACCATTATCGGGACCTCGGAAATGATTAGCTTTCTGATTACAGTAGTTGGTGTGACCTTCCTTTTGGTCCTATTCGGAGAAGTAGCGCCAAAGGTTTATGCCAGTTTGAATAACACCTATCTGGCACGCGTCATGTCTGGCCCGCTGATCGTTTTAATGAAAATTTTCAGCCCCATCAGTAAAATTTTGGTGGGCTGGACCAAAAAAATTGAGTATCGACTCGCCAAAACAACGCAAACCGGAAACCTCACCAGCAGAGAAGACATTGATGAGGCCATTGAATTAACCGTTAGCAGTACCCGGGATGGAGAACAAGAAATTGATATCCTCAAAAGTATTGTCAAGTTCGGAGAAGTCTCCGTTACCCAGATCATGCGGTCGCGAATGGATATTGTAGGCGTCGATTTTCGCTGTGATTACGGTGCGCTTTTAGCGATCATCAAAGAATCAGGCTACTCCAGGATCCCGGTATATGATGAAGATATTGACAATATTACCGGTATACTCTACGTAAAAGACCTGATAGGCCACCTCAATGATAATAACAGTTTTGAATGGCAGGAATTGATTCGAACCAATGTCTTGTTTGTCCCTGAAGCCAAAAAAATTGATGACTTGCTAAGGGAATTCCAATTGCAGCATTTGCACATGGCCATTGTTGTAGATGAGTATGGTGGCACCTCAGGCATTGTGACCCTGGAGGATATCATGGAAGAAATCATCGGTGATATCAAGGATGAATTTGATGACAAACCTGAGGTGATTTATAATAAGATCAGCGATAATGAATATACCTTTGAAGGCAAAACCTTACTCAACGATTTTTGCCGGGTACTTGGCATTAACACCAGCACCTTTGATGAAGTCAAGGGAGAAGCTGATTCCCTGGCAGGTTTAATTCTGGAAATATTAGGGGAATTACCAGAGGAAGGTTCTAGCCTGATATATGACCGCTTTTTATTCAAAACCAATTCCGTGAATGAACGGCGTATCGAAGAAATCACCGTCCTTATCACCCCTGAAGAAGTATCCAGAAAAGGCAATAATTAA
- a CDS encoding pyridoxal-dependent decarboxylase, whose amino-acid sequence MLERADFLEAMAPVLQWVNTYLQSIEKYPVKSQVAPNAIYQALPASLPRAPESIAQILKDLEEIILPGITHWQHPNFHAYFPANSSIESVLGELITAAIGAQCMIWETSPAAAELEERLMEWIRDAIGLPADFEGCIQDTASSATITAILTAREVKTDFQANEMGVPPNLRVYCSTETHSSIEKGVKICGIGSRNVVKIPVDEQQRMIPELLEKHIQADVAKGYLPTCVVAAIGTTSTVAVDPLPAIAAICKRYQVWLHIDAAYAGNALFLPEYQWMIEGAEYADSFVFNPHKWLFTNFDCSAYFVKNAEALIKTFEILPEYLKTKTRGQVNDYRDWGIPLGRRFRALKLWFVLRSYGLEGLQQKLRKHIELNHFFAEQIAQHPDLELISKPFLNFTCFRINPKNGDYNEHQLNQLNEDLINRLNQSGKAYLTHTKINGQYVIRIIFGQTYIEKRHVENVFQLIVNHTKELLGTHS is encoded by the coding sequence ATGTTAGAAAGAGCGGATTTTCTGGAGGCAATGGCGCCAGTCCTTCAATGGGTGAACACCTATCTTCAATCGATCGAAAAATACCCCGTCAAGTCGCAGGTTGCGCCCAACGCAATCTATCAGGCTTTGCCAGCAAGCCTACCCAGGGCACCTGAATCTATCGCTCAAATCCTAAAAGACCTGGAAGAAATCATCCTGCCAGGCATTACGCATTGGCAGCACCCTAATTTTCACGCCTACTTTCCTGCTAACAGCTCGATTGAATCCGTTTTAGGGGAGCTCATTACGGCTGCTATTGGCGCGCAATGTATGATTTGGGAAACCTCACCTGCGGCGGCGGAATTGGAGGAACGCCTGATGGAGTGGATAAGAGATGCGATTGGCCTTCCCGCTGATTTTGAGGGCTGCATTCAAGATACGGCTTCCTCGGCAACCATAACGGCTATTTTGACCGCCAGGGAAGTGAAAACGGATTTTCAAGCCAATGAAATGGGGGTGCCGCCTAATTTAAGGGTTTATTGCTCTACGGAGACGCATTCTTCCATCGAGAAAGGGGTGAAAATCTGTGGCATTGGGAGCCGAAATGTCGTCAAAATTCCCGTCGACGAACAACAGCGGATGATCCCGGAATTGTTGGAAAAGCACATCCAGGCAGATGTGGCCAAGGGCTATCTGCCGACTTGTGTAGTGGCTGCCATCGGGACAACCAGCACGGTGGCAGTTGACCCCCTTCCTGCTATTGCCGCTATTTGCAAACGTTACCAGGTATGGCTTCATATCGACGCCGCCTATGCCGGGAATGCGCTTTTCTTGCCTGAATACCAGTGGATGATTGAAGGAGCAGAATATGCCGATAGCTTCGTTTTTAATCCACACAAATGGTTATTCACCAATTTTGACTGTTCGGCCTATTTCGTAAAAAATGCGGAAGCCTTAATCAAAACCTTTGAAATCCTCCCGGAATACCTGAAGACCAAAACCAGGGGCCAGGTGAACGATTACCGGGATTGGGGCATTCCCTTGGGCAGGAGGTTTAGGGCTTTAAAATTGTGGTTCGTCTTAAGGAGTTATGGTCTGGAAGGACTTCAACAAAAATTGAGGAAACACATTGAACTCAACCATTTTTTTGCGGAGCAAATAGCCCAACATCCCGACCTGGAACTCATTTCCAAACCCTTCCTCAATTTTACCTGCTTTCGGATAAATCCTAAAAATGGCGATTATAATGAACATCAGCTTAACCAATTGAACGAGGATTTAATCAACCGCCTCAATCAATCCGGGAAGGCTTATCTTACCCACACTAAAATTAATGGCCAATATGTGATTCGAATTATTTTTGGTCAGACTTATATAGAAAAAAGGCATGTGGAAAACGTTTTCCAGCTTATTGTAAACCATACCAAGGAATTATTGGGAACTCATTCCTAA
- a CDS encoding helix-turn-helix domain-containing protein: protein MYYQEFEPRPAFSQHVECFWELELSPEEANKPYEVLAPDCTFDIVFCDQPLSLFFVHKNGKEKIPAGAIFIGQKTSGIYFCITRPQKVFGIRFKPFAFAHLFSISLDQLTNKAIPLDKLFPIQESAQLLIKSILTDKEQQAKIVYAEKLILALFDDLFYIDQTFRAQLNYILNRKGMLKIQDLFTTFDVSKVTLHKHFLEKMGLSPKQVSRIWRLNHFLQLQQQASHQNFTHLALEAGYYDQAHSIREFKAFFNHCPSHLFQQNSQLLKISQDIITRRFSNAYDPRV from the coding sequence ATGTATTACCAAGAATTTGAGCCGAGACCAGCTTTTTCTCAACATGTTGAATGTTTCTGGGAATTAGAATTATCCCCAGAAGAAGCCAATAAACCATATGAGGTGTTGGCACCTGATTGTACCTTCGATATTGTTTTTTGTGACCAACCTTTGTCCTTGTTTTTTGTACACAAAAACGGAAAAGAAAAAATACCCGCTGGTGCTATATTTATAGGTCAGAAAACTAGCGGCATTTATTTCTGTATTACGCGGCCTCAAAAAGTATTTGGCATCCGCTTCAAACCCTTTGCCTTTGCCCATTTATTTTCAATCTCTCTTGATCAACTTACTAACAAGGCCATTCCTTTAGACAAACTTTTTCCCATCCAGGAGTCGGCACAATTACTCATAAAATCTATTTTAACGGATAAAGAGCAACAGGCAAAAATCGTTTACGCGGAAAAACTCATCCTGGCTTTATTTGATGACCTGTTTTATATCGATCAAACCTTTCGGGCTCAACTCAATTACATCTTGAATCGTAAAGGCATGCTGAAAATCCAGGATTTATTTACCACCTTTGATGTCAGTAAAGTAACCCTTCACAAGCATTTCTTAGAAAAAATGGGGCTATCGCCCAAACAAGTATCCCGAATTTGGCGCCTTAATCACTTCCTACAACTTCAACAACAGGCATCCCACCAAAACTTTACCCATTTAGCACTGGAAGCGGGTTATTACGATCAAGCCCACTCCATCCGAGAGTTCAAGGCATTTTTTAATCACTGCCCTAGTCACCTCTTCCAACAAAATAGCCAGCTCCTAAAAATCTCTCAGGACATCATTACCCGACGCTTTTCAAATGCATATGACCCCAGGGTGTAG
- a CDS encoding CHAT domain-containing protein: protein MRLLLFTLTLLLGLGGCAYQSAPYFPATISDPYISVDGFQLEDQLRYQQNYEQAAIAYATQLATAKLSLTDSLYAINQIAYCHLMINKTDRVQEWLDKAGQLIEQVADFPRSLLSDWKFNKGRYYFLQNQADSALIFTHEALKLGYSSYPKGHLKTAQTLSLLSLIHLKDGNLTDSIHYYALQANDVFLNHPELSPYDWEHTYVQGYASLLYRAHERGEYYCRATLQKLTDLPFENKWLEVRTYNLLANMLKKRSDGLAGEDQSLLEARQTKLYVTADSLFQKAIAIGKANQDAELMVFYIDWIINCTRFSDSTYFFQAMNAFEEQFSGSEDWRAHYDRLLGYYYFAVDTEKTIRHYSAFLEAKENDPEIDYRLLADSYYCLRVAHRTLNDFVRSAQYAKKSFLLYDCLSGEVDITQVDNIQQIDSTKRYCLAISGFFAEGLLKKYQLGKDPEDLNLANAYYGFIERHSFRSLLSKDEDAFLSFQYEAGGKIYAKALEAAHETWKLTQDKHWLEKAFNYMEYLKSFLLYRDMLKEPVSEDTYSLSDSIRLLQGQVNQLLFALRTGGQKVPNEGYNNQLVNTLNQLEHQRSEKLNTFETDIYRNLISLKEIQQNLAPKQGVVNYYNSSNQLFGIYIDKDTALFFQPSIAYALLTANIQVFRESIEKEVKLDEITIRRYLTSAKLLYQALIQPFAKQLNSLDQILIIPDQLLDPITFEALLSEEVDSSHFSFKNLPYFLHQVQIVYTSSWKTYQANRRKTQAHFDKPSIGFWTTPELITTNGLQVIEQSIQSSFGDNYRIFSQSKGGKKLFAESHSQFDILHLLLHASSSKIDRYDNYIRFGQRQDDLIYGFEFYQEKFRAKLAVMASCESATGASQSGEGTFSLARSFINSGIPEIVAAQFLIPQTTTGPLLSHFYQYLGKGYDAAEALHLAKIAYLKSVDKERHAYPRFWAGMVVFN, encoded by the coding sequence ATGCGTTTATTGCTTTTCACCCTTACACTCCTGTTGGGACTTGGAGGATGCGCCTATCAATCAGCACCTTATTTTCCAGCGACCATTTCTGATCCCTATATTTCTGTTGATGGCTTTCAACTGGAAGACCAACTGCGCTATCAGCAAAATTATGAGCAGGCCGCTATAGCTTATGCCACCCAATTGGCAACGGCAAAGCTGAGTCTGACCGATTCTCTTTATGCCATCAACCAGATAGCCTATTGCCATTTAATGATCAACAAAACCGATCGGGTACAGGAATGGCTGGATAAAGCGGGGCAGCTTATCGAGCAGGTTGCTGATTTCCCAAGATCGCTTTTAAGTGACTGGAAGTTCAACAAAGGCCGTTACTATTTTTTGCAAAACCAAGCGGATTCGGCCTTGATCTTTACCCATGAGGCTTTGAAATTGGGCTATTCCAGCTATCCAAAGGGGCATTTGAAAACAGCCCAGACCCTCAGTTTGCTTTCCCTGATCCACTTAAAAGATGGTAATTTGACCGATTCTATTCATTACTATGCCCTGCAAGCCAATGATGTTTTCCTGAATCATCCTGAATTGAGCCCATACGATTGGGAACATACCTATGTACAAGGATATGCGAGTTTGTTGTACAGGGCGCACGAAAGAGGGGAGTACTACTGTCGGGCAACCTTGCAAAAGTTAACAGATTTACCTTTTGAAAACAAGTGGCTGGAAGTCCGAACCTACAACCTATTGGCCAATATGCTAAAAAAGCGTTCCGACGGGCTGGCAGGAGAAGATCAATCTTTGCTTGAAGCAAGGCAAACAAAATTGTATGTCACAGCCGATTCCCTGTTCCAAAAAGCCATTGCCATCGGTAAAGCAAATCAGGATGCCGAGCTCATGGTGTTTTATATTGATTGGATTATTAATTGCACCCGGTTTTCGGATTCCACTTATTTTTTCCAGGCCATGAATGCCTTTGAAGAGCAGTTCAGTGGCAGTGAAGACTGGCGCGCCCACTATGATCGTTTACTGGGGTATTATTATTTTGCTGTAGATACAGAAAAGACGATTCGCCACTACAGCGCTTTCCTTGAGGCCAAGGAAAACGACCCCGAAATCGATTATCGCCTGCTGGCAGATAGTTATTATTGCTTACGGGTGGCCCATCGGACCTTAAATGATTTTGTCCGGTCTGCCCAATATGCCAAAAAAAGTTTTCTATTATATGACTGTTTAAGTGGCGAAGTCGATATTACACAAGTAGACAATATCCAGCAAATAGATAGTACAAAACGCTATTGCCTGGCCATCAGTGGCTTTTTTGCGGAAGGCTTATTGAAAAAATACCAGCTTGGAAAAGACCCCGAAGATTTAAACCTGGCCAATGCCTATTATGGTTTCATTGAACGACACAGCTTTAGAAGCCTCCTTAGTAAAGATGAAGATGCTTTTCTGTCTTTTCAGTATGAAGCCGGGGGCAAAATCTATGCTAAAGCACTGGAAGCCGCCCACGAAACCTGGAAACTTACCCAAGATAAACACTGGCTAGAAAAGGCGTTCAACTACATGGAATACCTGAAGTCCTTTCTACTTTACCGAGATATGTTAAAGGAGCCCGTTTCCGAAGATACCTATTCCTTATCAGATAGTATTAGGCTTTTACAAGGCCAAGTAAATCAGCTGTTATTTGCCCTGCGTACCGGAGGGCAGAAAGTGCCAAACGAAGGATATAATAATCAACTCGTCAACACGCTTAATCAGCTTGAACATCAAAGAAGTGAAAAGTTAAATACTTTTGAAACGGATATTTACCGAAACCTAATCAGTCTCAAGGAGATTCAACAAAACTTAGCGCCAAAACAGGGCGTGGTGAATTATTACAACAGCAGCAATCAATTATTTGGGATTTACATCGACAAAGATACGGCCCTGTTTTTCCAACCCTCGATAGCGTATGCCCTGCTCACAGCAAACATCCAGGTTTTTCGGGAGAGTATTGAAAAAGAAGTGAAGTTGGATGAAATCACCATTCGAAGATACCTCACATCAGCTAAGCTTCTTTATCAGGCGCTTATCCAGCCATTTGCCAAACAACTAAACAGCCTAGATCAAATCCTCATCATACCCGATCAACTGCTCGATCCCATCACTTTTGAGGCGCTTTTAAGTGAGGAAGTGGATTCCAGCCATTTTAGCTTTAAAAACCTTCCCTATTTCCTACACCAGGTACAAATCGTCTATACCTCTTCTTGGAAGACCTATCAAGCCAATCGACGAAAAACGCAAGCCCATTTTGACAAGCCCTCCATCGGGTTTTGGACAACCCCTGAGCTGATTACGACCAATGGCCTACAAGTTATCGAACAATCCATCCAAAGCAGCTTTGGAGATAATTACCGAATTTTCAGTCAATCCAAAGGAGGGAAGAAACTTTTTGCTGAAAGCCATTCCCAGTTTGATATTCTTCATCTCCTGCTCCACGCCAGCAGTAGCAAGATTGACCGATATGACAATTATATCCGCTTTGGTCAGCGGCAGGATGACCTGATTTATGGTTTTGAATTTTATCAGGAAAAATTCCGCGCCAAACTCGCCGTTATGGCTTCCTGCGAATCCGCCACCGGCGCCTCGCAAAGTGGGGAAGGCACCTTTAGTTTGGCCCGGTCGTTCATCAACTCTGGTATTCCGGAGATCGTCGCTGCCCAGTTTTTAATTCCACAGACCACAACAGGCCCCCTACTTAGCCATTTTTACCAATACCTGGGAAAAGGCTATGATGCGGCCGAAGCCTTGCATTTAGCCAAGATTGCGTATTTAAAAAGCGTGGATAAGGAACGACATGCCTACCCCCGGTTTTGGGCAGGCATGGTTGTTTTTAATTGA